A part of Gadus morhua chromosome 17, gadMor3.0, whole genome shotgun sequence genomic DNA contains:
- the ecsit gene encoding evolutionarily conserved signaling intermediate in Toll pathway, mitochondrial, whose translation MKCARCLLRLQGLGSVVPSARTANRYAYLLQSTTAPVLTKPLVAFNSHGEASRHFHGSSAWAKSSPPSSDLKEKEKEIDKSLLSRDELFERVARNAKTKAAFDKAIEAFTKRDRRRRGHVEFIYAALQKMVEFGVERDLAVYNRLLDVFPKEVFVPRNFIQRMFNHYPRQQECAVQLLEQMENHGIMPNVDTKVLLVQIFGEKSHPMRKYQRLMYWFPRFKHVNPFPVPRLLPSDPVDLARLGLTRIANDLDAKVTVYQMPYTDITETGEEITLPHIVGTQSPDQVELLAKHDPSRPVFVEGPFPLWLRNVCVHYYVLRADPLPPGEKVEEPYDPERSLYYPLELSLELERDMGDLGDDFDVEDLDEGPVFAMCMTGQGDQATLNQWISGLQEANAVLGRVPTLFRLDAGPRELQSPAGESHRPHPPPETDPCVPGDEGGAGPARQEVDVTLEEEPQHSRGVKQ comes from the exons ATGAAGTGCGCCCGCTGCCTTCTGAGGCTCCAGGGTCTGGGGTCAGTGGTACCCTCAGCAAGGACGGCCAACCGGTATGCTTACCTTCTTCAGTCGACCACAGCCCCAGTGTTGACCAAGCCCCTCGTCGCTTTCAACTCTCATGGCGAG GCTTCGAGGCATTTCCATGGCAGCTCTGCGTGGGCAAAGAGCTCCCCCCCGTCTTCTGACCtgaaggagaaagaaaaagagatagACAAGTCGTTGCTGTCTCGAGACGAGCTGTTCGAGCGCGTCGCTCGCAATGCCAAAACCAAGGCCGCCTTTGACAAGGCCATCGAGGCGTTCACCAAGAGGGACCGGCGGCGCCGCGGCCACGTGGAGTTCATCTACGCCGCCCTGCAGAAGATGGTGGAGTTCGGCGTGGAGCGGGACCTGGCGGTCTACAACCGGCTCCTGGACGTCTTCCCCAAGGAGGTGTTCGTCCCCAGGAACTTCATCCAGCGCATGTTCAACCACTACCCGCGGCAGCAGGAGTGCGCTGTGCAGCTGCTGGAGCAGATGGAGaaccacg gCATCATGCCCAACGTGGACACCAAGGTGCTGCTGGTGCAGATCTTCGGGGAGAAGAGCCACCCCATGAGGAAGTACCAGCGGCTGATGTACTGGTTCCCCCGGTTCAAGCACGTCAACCCCTTCCCGGTGCCCCGCCTGCTGCCCAGCGACCCCGTGGACCTGGCCCGCCTGGGGCTGACGCGCATCGCCAACGACCTGGACGCCAAGGTCACCGTGTACCAG ATGCCCTACACAGATATCACAGAGACCGGAGAAGAGATCACATTGCCGCATATAGTGG GTACCCAGAGCCCGGACCAGGTGGAGCTGCTGGCCAAGCACGACCCCAGCCGGCCCGTGTTTGTGGAGGGGCCCTTCCCGCTGTGGCTCAGGAACGTCTGCGTGCACTACTACGTCCTCAGGGCCGACCCGTTGCCCCCCGGGGAGAAG GTGGAGGAGCCCTACGACCCAGAGCGGTCTCTCTACTACCCTCTAGAGCTCAGCCTGGAGCTGGAGCGGGACATGGGCGACCTGGGAGACGACTTTGACGTGGAGGACT tggACGAGGGCCCGGTGTTCGCCATGTGCATGACGGGCCAGGGGGACCAGGCCACCCTCAACCAGTGGATCTCAGGCCTCCAGGAGGCCAACGCCGTTCTGGGCCGGGTCCCCACGCTGTTCCGCCTGGACGCAGGCCCTCGCGAGCTCCAGAGCCCGGCGGGCGAGAGCCACCGGCCACACCCCCCCCCGGAGACCGACCCCTGTGTCCCCGGGGACGAGGGGGGAGCCGGGCCGGCCCGACAGGAAGTGGACGTTACGCTTGAGGAGGAGCCCCAGCACAGCCGGGGAGTGAAGCAGTGA